In a genomic window of Myxococcales bacterium:
- a CDS encoding Rieske 2Fe-2S domain-containing protein has protein sequence MTSSPAELAQLRAILTTLPRRPRPPATGAAPAVPFDALPPLTPELRAGIEAAALTSNDRYLEAFLEPHSFCPFARGGRLRGQTRRIVHLAERAEIEPLLAMFEDAARDPAHAVIQVIVPMIEVAPEAWIRFCQDLTAAGNQARGEAQAVFAVAPLHPALRYSSANPYALIPLFRRTPDPTIQWVRLDALARLYAGRGSDKVYVDPEELDGYLARPRKSPLFERIAETNHAMATRLGIDEVERTLRDLADTARRRYAQLLLGAAPPGRAAAGGCRHRALATDASPPRPALFGRDGRWALAALDDLPPRAPRRFLADGVEVAVVRVDDRVHVLHGRCPHRNAPLSDAVVETDRLVCPHHGWDFQLATGHSQGVPGAQVARFAAWIDDGLVWVEGRELAGFRAGHAEVFEPGDDVL, from the coding sequence ATGACCTCTTCGCCGGCCGAACTCGCGCAGCTGCGGGCGATCCTGACCACCCTGCCGCGTCGCCCGCGCCCCCCGGCGACCGGGGCCGCGCCGGCGGTCCCGTTCGACGCCCTGCCGCCGCTGACGCCTGAGCTGCGCGCCGGGATCGAGGCGGCGGCGCTGACGAGCAACGACCGCTACCTTGAGGCGTTCCTCGAGCCGCACTCGTTCTGTCCGTTCGCGCGCGGCGGGCGCCTGCGCGGCCAGACCCGCCGCATCGTCCACCTCGCCGAGCGCGCCGAGATCGAGCCGCTCCTCGCGATGTTCGAGGACGCCGCGCGCGACCCGGCCCACGCCGTCATCCAGGTGATCGTGCCGATGATCGAGGTCGCACCCGAGGCGTGGATCCGCTTCTGCCAGGATCTGACCGCCGCCGGGAATCAGGCCCGCGGCGAGGCCCAGGCGGTGTTCGCGGTCGCACCGCTCCACCCGGCGCTGCGCTACTCGTCGGCCAACCCGTACGCGCTCATCCCGCTGTTTCGGCGCACGCCCGATCCGACCATCCAGTGGGTCCGCCTCGACGCGCTGGCGCGGCTGTACGCCGGGCGCGGCAGCGACAAGGTCTACGTCGATCCCGAGGAGCTCGACGGATACCTGGCGCGGCCGCGCAAGAGCCCGCTGTTCGAGCGCATCGCCGAGACCAACCACGCGATGGCCACTCGGCTGGGGATCGACGAGGTCGAGCGCACCTTGCGCGACCTGGCCGACACCGCGCGGCGGCGCTACGCGCAGCTCTTGCTCGGCGCCGCGCCGCCCGGCCGCGCCGCCGCTGGCGGCTGCCGCCACCGCGCGCTGGCGACCGACGCCTCGCCGCCCCGCCCGGCGCTGTTCGGGCGCGACGGCCGCTGGGCGCTGGCCGCGCTCGACGACCTGCCGCCGCGCGCGCCCCGGCGCTTCCTCGCCGACGGGGTCGAGGTCGCGGTGGTGCGCGTCGACGACCGGGTCCACGTCCTCCATGGCCGCTGCCCGCACCGCAACGCGCCGCTGTCCGACGCCGTGGTCGAGACCGATCGCCTGGTGTGCCCCCACCACGGCTGGGACTTCCAGCTCGCGACCGGCCACAGCCAGGGCGTCCCCGGCGCGCAGGTGGCGCGGTTCGCGGCGTGGATCGACGACGGCTTGGTGTGGGTCGAGGGCCGCGAGCTCGCTGGCTTCCGCGCCGGCCACGCCGAGGTGTTCGAGCCGGGCGACGACGTGCTGTGA
- a CDS encoding hemerythrin domain-containing protein, whose product MDPIDLLMSEHRVIERVLDALLVVADAWRHGGDGRPTLARFVQVIREYADRRHHGKEEDLLFEAMIGHGLPREHGPIACMLGEHEAGRALAEALGRRADQPTPWTDEDRTDNLRDAMDFAALLRNHIAKEDRVLYPLARRTLPAATMEALAVACAGRAPAADDPLLALANDLIALGQATVHDLAGVAARVP is encoded by the coding sequence ATGGACCCGATCGATCTGCTGATGTCCGAGCACCGGGTGATCGAGCGCGTGCTCGATGCGCTCTTGGTGGTGGCCGACGCCTGGCGGCACGGCGGCGATGGTCGACCGACGCTGGCGCGGTTCGTTCAAGTCATCCGCGAGTACGCCGACCGTCGTCACCACGGCAAGGAAGAGGACCTGCTATTCGAGGCGATGATCGGACACGGCCTGCCACGCGAGCACGGCCCGATCGCCTGCATGCTGGGCGAGCACGAGGCCGGCCGGGCGCTGGCCGAGGCGCTCGGTCGGCGCGCCGACCAGCCGACGCCGTGGACCGACGAGGATCGCACCGACAACCTGCGCGACGCGATGGACTTCGCCGCGCTCTTGCGCAACCACATCGCCAAGGAAGATCGGGTGCTGTACCCGCTGGCGCGGCGGACACTGCCGGCGGCGACAATGGAGGCGCTCGCGGTCGCGTGCGCCGGGCGCGCGCCCGCGGCCGACGATCCGCTGCTGGCCCTGGCCAACGACCTGATCGCGCTCGGCCAGGCGACGGTCCACGATCTGGCCGGCGTCGCCGCCCGCGTGCCGTAG
- a CDS encoding PD40 domain-containing protein, whose product MRRLVSMILLGVTSACPAASGPDRFVDEAAPVLERRCLAPACHGVAPGAIDAGEVIDRRFFFVDVDAQGRIRDPEAAYANVLARINTVESAAWSTLLRKPLALAEGGVAHAGGHPLGRASDDWLTLRAWVEGESAGGEGAPRAALTPLQAQFADTVLPVLRDRGCMLARCHGAAQFGGLPLVPPMDGAGGASSVAEIRANHHSARANLALVGDAARSRLLRKALPLDAGGIPHRGGNDGFFPAVGGRAPLDDPGAQAILAWAAAERSALGAPADVQGVVFVRGPIAPRTPLDLDPYQPDSDVWFYPGLTPGASPVNLTAAVHAGPAEIRDPAVSHDGRRVAFAMRRSADDCFALWEIGIDGAGPRQRTSPPCVASNRSHDRWPTWGPGDRLYFASTRAGHRDESGRRPDVELFRLDAADQPVRLTFTPTPELTPSFLATGEFRGSLAFTTVRQLAAGPRGAVFRFPPDHDRGAHLQPEYHPHHGQTAPAPLVLGLRELPDGRDVAMLLGFDDRWQGGRLAVVERQFGPDAATEVVTIDGFRHAWMVVTPEAGAAGAPLDGLWRDPAPLPDGGLVVAHAPGPIDLDAPTAAPDTALTLTAIVDTRGGPRLGPSTVLFDSPGLADDQPAIVVARPDEDDPHADAWDDAATGLLRHSGVAANEAINRALSPVVPRPMRTDAAAVRLLAWPTWDAVPAVDPAQIANGDPASTWWSNGVHLPRTPLDQHALAADGSIVAAVPARTPLQLQVLDGDGLAIGAPSRLWINVQGGETFPQGTQPEHYPRLCAGCHGALDGDPGHALGPIEPDAITMASVTQAAYRRGDPRRPLPPVRLGEGGAKDFDFGRDLAPSLARSCAVVGCHAGAAPVGGLDLTPTPTAYYDAAYEALQAWGPGSTGGKRYVDERGASARGSYLMEKLLGKELAAPRALAGRCPPAGAPVPPLDPDVIAAFARWIDGGAVYRAPRVEVP is encoded by the coding sequence GTGCGTCGCCTCGTCTCGATGATCCTGCTCGGCGTGACCTCCGCGTGTCCGGCCGCGTCGGGCCCGGACCGGTTCGTCGACGAGGCCGCGCCGGTGCTCGAACGCCGCTGCCTGGCTCCGGCCTGCCACGGCGTCGCGCCAGGCGCGATCGACGCCGGCGAGGTCATCGACCGACGGTTCTTCTTCGTCGACGTCGACGCGCAAGGGCGCATCCGCGATCCCGAGGCCGCCTACGCCAACGTGCTCGCGCGCATCAACACCGTCGAGAGCGCGGCGTGGTCGACGCTCCTGCGCAAGCCGCTGGCGCTCGCCGAGGGTGGGGTCGCCCACGCGGGTGGCCACCCGCTCGGCCGCGCGAGCGACGACTGGCTGACGCTGCGGGCGTGGGTCGAGGGCGAGTCGGCGGGCGGCGAGGGCGCGCCACGCGCCGCGCTGACGCCGCTCCAGGCGCAGTTCGCCGACACCGTGCTGCCGGTGCTGCGCGATCGCGGCTGCATGCTGGCCCGCTGCCACGGCGCCGCGCAGTTCGGCGGGCTGCCGCTGGTCCCGCCGATGGACGGCGCCGGGGGCGCGTCCTCGGTCGCCGAGATCCGCGCCAACCACCACAGCGCGCGGGCCAACCTCGCGCTGGTCGGGGACGCGGCGCGCTCCCGGCTGCTGCGCAAGGCGCTGCCCCTCGACGCCGGCGGCATCCCCCACCGCGGCGGCAACGACGGCTTCTTCCCGGCGGTCGGCGGGCGGGCACCGCTCGATGATCCCGGCGCCCAGGCGATCCTGGCGTGGGCCGCGGCCGAGCGCTCGGCGCTGGGCGCGCCGGCCGACGTGCAGGGCGTGGTGTTCGTGCGTGGGCCGATCGCGCCGCGTACGCCGCTCGATCTCGACCCGTACCAGCCCGACTCCGACGTGTGGTTCTACCCGGGCCTGACCCCTGGGGCGTCGCCGGTCAACCTGACCGCGGCGGTCCACGCCGGGCCGGCGGAGATCCGCGATCCGGCGGTCAGTCACGACGGCCGGCGGGTGGCGTTCGCGATGCGACGCAGCGCCGACGACTGCTTCGCGCTGTGGGAAATCGGCATCGACGGCGCCGGGCCGCGCCAGCGCACCAGCCCGCCGTGCGTCGCGTCGAACCGCAGCCACGATCGATGGCCGACCTGGGGGCCCGGCGACCGCCTGTACTTCGCCTCGACCCGCGCCGGTCACCGCGACGAGTCCGGACGCCGGCCCGACGTCGAGCTGTTCCGCCTCGACGCCGCTGACCAGCCGGTGCGGCTGACGTTCACGCCGACCCCCGAGCTCACGCCCAGCTTCCTCGCCACGGGTGAGTTCCGCGGCTCGCTGGCGTTCACCACCGTCCGCCAACTCGCGGCCGGGCCGCGCGGCGCGGTGTTCCGGTTCCCGCCGGATCACGATCGCGGCGCGCACTTGCAGCCAGAGTACCACCCACACCACGGCCAGACCGCGCCGGCGCCGCTGGTGCTCGGACTGCGCGAGCTGCCCGACGGCCGCGACGTCGCGATGCTGCTCGGCTTCGACGATCGCTGGCAGGGCGGGCGGCTGGCCGTCGTCGAGCGGCAGTTCGGCCCCGACGCCGCGACCGAGGTGGTGACGATCGACGGCTTCCGCCACGCGTGGATGGTGGTGACGCCCGAGGCCGGGGCGGCGGGCGCGCCCCTCGATGGCCTGTGGCGCGATCCCGCACCGCTGCCCGACGGCGGCCTCGTGGTGGCGCACGCCCCTGGGCCGATCGACCTGGACGCTCCGACCGCAGCGCCCGATACCGCCTTGACCCTGACCGCGATCGTCGACACGCGCGGCGGTCCGCGCCTGGGCCCCTCGACGGTGTTGTTCGACAGCCCGGGTCTGGCCGACGACCAACCTGCGATCGTGGTGGCGCGCCCGGACGAGGACGATCCCCACGCCGACGCCTGGGACGACGCCGCGACCGGGCTACTGCGCCACTCGGGCGTCGCCGCCAACGAGGCGATCAACCGCGCGCTGTCCCCGGTGGTCCCGCGCCCGATGCGCACCGACGCCGCCGCGGTGCGGCTGCTGGCGTGGCCGACCTGGGACGCCGTCCCGGCGGTGGATCCGGCGCAGATCGCCAACGGCGACCCGGCGTCGACGTGGTGGAGCAACGGCGTCCACCTGCCGCGCACGCCGCTCGACCAGCACGCCCTGGCCGCCGACGGCTCGATCGTGGCCGCGGTGCCGGCGCGGACGCCGCTCCAGCTGCAGGTGCTCGACGGCGACGGGCTCGCGATCGGCGCGCCGTCGCGGTTGTGGATCAACGTCCAGGGTGGCGAGACGTTCCCGCAGGGCACGCAGCCGGAGCACTACCCCCGCCTGTGCGCCGGCTGCCACGGCGCCCTCGACGGCGATCCCGGCCACGCGCTCGGGCCGATCGAGCCCGACGCGATCACGATGGCGTCGGTGACCCAGGCGGCGTACCGGCGCGGCGATCCGCGGCGACCGCTGCCGCCGGTGCGGCTCGGCGAGGGCGGGGCCAAGGACTTCGACTTCGGGCGTGACCTGGCGCCGAGCCTCGCGCGGTCGTGCGCGGTCGTGGGATGCCACGCTGGCGCGGCGCCGGTCGGCGGCCTCGACCTGACGCCGACGCCGACCGCGTACTACGACGCCGCCTACGAGGCGCTGCAGGCGTGGGGGCCGGGCTCGACCGGTGGCAAGCGCTACGTCGACGAGCGCGGCGCCAGCGCCCGCGGTTCGTACCTGATGGAGAAGCTGCTCGGCAAGGAGCTGGCTGCGCCGCGAGCGCTCGCCGGCCGCTGCCCACCGGCCGGCGCGCCGGTGCCGCCGCTCGACCCCGACGTAATCGCCGCCTTCGCCCGGTGGATCGATGGTGGCGCGGTGTACCGAGCGCCGCGGGTGGAGGTGCCATGA
- a CDS encoding TetR/AcrR family transcriptional regulator yields MSHRPTAPTAPTAAPRGRGADKREAILTAALELFVARGFHGTAVPEIAERAGVGAGTIYRHFASKEAMVNELYRQHKQLLTARVLADFPVDAVAREQFRALWHRMARYVADEPLGFAFLELHNHRSYLDADSLAIEARIRDFGIGFLTAAQRRGEVRAGDPMILIGVVMGAFIGLVRFAGECKLTLDDAAWRTAEQCVWEAIRS; encoded by the coding sequence ATGAGCCATCGTCCGACCGCCCCGACCGCCCCGACCGCAGCGCCCCGTGGGCGTGGGGCCGACAAGCGCGAGGCGATCCTGACCGCGGCGCTCGAGCTGTTCGTCGCGCGCGGGTTCCACGGGACCGCGGTGCCCGAGATCGCCGAGCGCGCGGGCGTGGGCGCGGGCACGATCTACCGGCACTTCGCCTCGAAGGAGGCGATGGTCAACGAGCTGTACCGCCAGCACAAGCAGCTCCTGACGGCGCGCGTGCTGGCCGACTTCCCCGTCGACGCCGTCGCGCGCGAGCAGTTCCGCGCGCTGTGGCACCGGATGGCCCGGTACGTCGCCGACGAGCCGCTCGGGTTCGCGTTCCTCGAGCTGCACAACCACCGCTCGTACCTCGACGCCGACAGCCTGGCGATCGAGGCCCGCATCCGCGACTTCGGCATCGGCTTCCTGACCGCGGCCCAGCGCCGCGGCGAGGTCCGCGCCGGCGACCCGATGATCCTCATCGGCGTGGTCATGGGCGCGTTCATCGGCCTCGTCCGCTTCGCGGGCGAGTGCAAGTTGACGCTCGACGACGCCGCCTGGCGCACCGCCGAGCAGTGCGTCTGGGAAGCCATCCGCAGCTGA
- a CDS encoding nitronate monooxygenase: MGVGVSGWRLARAVAERGHLGVVSGVGCETLLARRLQDGDPDGVLRDAMAAFPIAGVADAMLRGYFRPEGRMADAPYRPVPLYHHAMSITRQQKLMLGAFVEVYLAKRGHRGAVGINLLTKIQLPTLPTLYGALLAGVDYVLMGAGIPREIPGVLDALAEHRRCTLRLDVEHAPVGRTYELAFDPAAHWSGEPPPLVRPRFLAIVASHALATMLARKATGRVDGFVVEGPTAGGHNAPPRGELRVDERGEPVYGPRDEVDLGVLRQLGLPFWLAGGAGHPGRLRAAQAAGAAGVQVGTLFALCDESGIAPALKRSLLAHAGRGEVAIRTDPRVSPTGYPFKIVTWPEDPSHGVVRERICDLGYLRTAYARADGSVGYRCPGEPIDAYLDKGGRREDTDGRRCLCNELTATVGLGQRRAGGAVEPPLVTSGDELSALAEFLGGRTQFGAGDVLTYLGA, translated from the coding sequence ATGGGCGTGGGGGTGTCGGGCTGGCGGTTGGCCCGCGCGGTCGCCGAGCGCGGCCACCTCGGCGTGGTGTCCGGCGTGGGCTGCGAGACCTTGCTGGCGCGCCGGCTCCAGGACGGCGACCCTGACGGCGTGCTCCGCGACGCGATGGCGGCCTTCCCGATCGCCGGCGTCGCCGACGCGATGTTGCGCGGCTACTTCCGCCCCGAGGGGCGCATGGCCGACGCGCCCTATCGGCCGGTGCCGCTGTACCACCACGCGATGTCGATCACGCGCCAGCAGAAGCTGATGCTGGGGGCCTTCGTCGAGGTGTACCTGGCCAAGCGCGGCCACCGCGGCGCGGTCGGGATCAACCTCTTGACCAAGATCCAGCTGCCGACCCTGCCGACGCTGTACGGCGCGCTGCTCGCGGGCGTCGACTACGTGTTGATGGGGGCGGGGATCCCGCGCGAGATCCCTGGGGTGCTCGACGCGCTGGCCGAGCATCGGCGGTGCACGCTGCGGCTCGACGTCGAGCACGCGCCGGTGGGGCGCACCTACGAGCTGGCGTTCGATCCGGCCGCGCATTGGTCGGGCGAGCCGCCGCCGCTGGTGCGGCCGCGGTTCCTGGCGATCGTCGCGAGCCACGCGCTGGCGACCATGCTGGCGCGCAAGGCCACCGGGCGCGTCGACGGGTTCGTCGTCGAGGGGCCGACCGCCGGCGGTCACAACGCGCCGCCTCGCGGCGAGCTGCGCGTCGACGAGCGCGGCGAGCCGGTGTACGGGCCGCGCGACGAGGTCGACCTCGGCGTGCTGCGCCAGCTCGGGCTGCCGTTCTGGCTCGCCGGCGGCGCCGGTCACCCGGGGCGGTTGCGGGCGGCGCAGGCCGCGGGCGCAGCGGGGGTCCAGGTGGGGACGCTGTTCGCGCTGTGCGACGAGTCAGGCATCGCTCCGGCGCTCAAGCGCTCGCTGCTCGCCCATGCCGGCCGCGGCGAGGTCGCGATCCGCACCGATCCGCGGGTGTCGCCGACCGGCTACCCGTTCAAGATCGTCACCTGGCCCGAAGACCCGTCGCACGGCGTGGTGCGCGAGCGGATCTGCGACCTCGGCTACCTGCGCACCGCGTACGCGCGCGCCGACGGCAGCGTCGGCTATCGATGCCCGGGTGAGCCGATCGACGCGTACCTGGACAAGGGCGGGCGCCGCGAGGACACCGATGGGCGCCGCTGCCTGTGCAACGAGCTGACCGCCACCGTCGGGCTGGGGCAGCGGCGCGCCGGCGGCGCCGTCGAGCCGCCCCTGGTCACCAGCGGCGATGAGCTGAGCGCGCTGGCGGAGTTCCTCGGGGGACGAACGCAGTTCGGTGCTGGTGACGTGCTCACGTACCTGGGCGCCTGA
- a CDS encoding DUF4266 domain-containing protein, with the protein MVARCTERRGWRCHDRDASRGGARDRRRGRLRARAAAAGRAAGGRPRPVRGAGRAGARASLRRRLVPRRRRPRVRAVQPGAAPRRSRAAVPPRAAHRGRAGRQRPRGRRLRARSAARRDGDRRVPGAVQAAGGAGRRVRSRPRRAVHRRRRARLPGAARVPRDPAPAGGSVKAAALLVAATLTLGGCVRVRPHERQTLAHPALAQPPWPDAQAAQDHVYQVREGSEGAVGAGGGGCGCN; encoded by the coding sequence ATGGTGGCGCGGTGTACCGAGCGCCGCGGGTGGAGGTGCCATGACCGGGACGCGAGCCGCGGGGGCGCTCGCGATCGTCGTCGTGGCCGGCTGCGCGCTCGAGCCGCCGCCGCCGGTCGCGCTGCCGGCGGGCGACCCCGCCCTGTTCGCGGCGCTGGCCGAGCCGGTGCTCGAGCGTCACTGCGCCGACGCCTCGTGCCACGCCGACGCCGACCGCGCGTTCGCGCTGTACAGCCCGGGGCGGCGCCGCGCCGATCCCGAGCGGCAGTTCCTCCACGAGCCGCTCACCGCGGACGAGCTGGCCGCCAACGCCCGCGCGGTCGCCGGCTTCGCGCTCGATCCGCTGCACGCCGGGACGGCGATCGACGCGTGCCTGGTGCTGTGCAAGCCGCTGGCGGTGCCGGCCGGCGGGTGCGGTCACGTCCCCGGCGCGCTGTTCACCGGCGCCGACGAGCGCGACTACCAGGCGCTGCGCGCGTACCTCGCGACCCTGCGCCTGCCGGAGGGTCCGTGAAGGCCGCGGCGCTGCTGGTGGCGGCGACGCTGACGCTGGGCGGCTGCGTGCGGGTACGGCCGCACGAGCGGCAGACGCTGGCGCACCCGGCGCTGGCGCAGCCGCCGTGGCCCGACGCCCAGGCCGCGCAGGACCACGTCTACCAGGTGCGCGAGGGGAGCGAGGGCGCGGTGGGCGCCGGCGGAGGCGGATGCGGCTGCAACTGA
- a CDS encoding SDR family oxidoreductase yields the protein MTRSSSLARSSSSATAARQVVLITGATAGIGRTTALHLAAAGYHVIATGRRVAELEALRQDGPANLSTAVLDVTSAASIAAAVAEVDRLTDGHGVDVLVNNAGFGVVGPLTEISDSELRRQYDTNVFGLMAVTRAFVPAMRARGRGRIVNVSSMGGKMTIPFMGAYNSTKYALESLSDALRYELRAFGVDVVLIEPGAIHTKFGDTAMGPVDQYKDSAYAAAIARADQLRQRMESTAVGPEVVARAIHKAIRRRRPAARYVAPWYGRLVLGVLAITPTRIQDAAMRRLSYLSPGQLRPPAAPEQLAPSAR from the coding sequence ATGACCCGCTCGTCCTCGCTCGCCCGCTCGTCGTCCTCCGCCACCGCCGCTCGCCAGGTCGTCCTCATCACCGGCGCCACCGCCGGCATCGGCCGCACCACCGCGCTGCACCTCGCGGCCGCCGGCTACCACGTGATCGCCACCGGCCGGCGCGTCGCCGAGCTCGAGGCCCTGCGCCAGGACGGCCCCGCGAACCTGTCGACCGCGGTCCTCGACGTCACCTCGGCCGCGTCGATCGCCGCCGCGGTGGCCGAGGTCGACCGGCTCACCGACGGCCACGGCGTCGACGTGCTGGTCAACAACGCCGGCTTCGGCGTGGTCGGCCCGCTGACCGAGATCTCCGACAGCGAGCTGCGCCGCCAGTACGACACCAACGTGTTCGGCCTGATGGCGGTCACGCGCGCGTTCGTGCCGGCGATGCGCGCCCGCGGCCGCGGCCGGATCGTCAACGTCTCGAGCATGGGCGGCAAGATGACGATCCCGTTCATGGGCGCGTACAACTCGACCAAGTACGCGCTCGAGTCGCTGTCCGACGCCCTCCGCTACGAGCTGCGCGCCTTCGGCGTCGACGTCGTGCTGATCGAGCCCGGCGCGATCCACACCAAGTTCGGCGACACCGCGATGGGCCCGGTCGATCAGTACAAGGACAGCGCCTACGCCGCCGCGATCGCGCGCGCCGATCAGCTGCGCCAGCGGATGGAGTCGACCGCGGTCGGCCCCGAGGTCGTGGCCCGCGCGATCCACAAGGCCATCCGCCGCCGGCGCCCGGCCGCGCGCTACGTCGCGCCCTGGTACGGCCGGCTCGTCCTCGGCGTGCTCGCGATCACGCCGACCCGGATCCAGGACGCCGCGATGCGCCGGCTCAGCTACCTGAGCCCCGGCCAGCTCCGCCCGCCCGCCGCGCCCGAGCAGCTCGCGCCCTCGGCCCGCTGA
- a CDS encoding DUF3570 domain-containing protein, whose amino-acid sequence MRLQLIIAAAVALAAAEARAQAEVAPAAVAGVRVYADDDHVTVWSPSARATTTLPRGVVVDAHVVIDAVTAASIDVTSSASPYAFAERRLEGGGGVAVPVAAQQQVGATVVVSDEHDYTSLRVGGRWRGELARRNATLEVGYTAGFDQVGRAGDPTFARDRREHRGVVSFTQIVDRRGYLDLVVEGVRTTGYQANPYRFVPVTMAGAVAYALPEAVPTTRAAVAALVRLRRALAPAWFAHVDYRLARDTWGITSHTGSARVVRALDDDDVLLGAELRGYLQDGASFHRASYAGDLGAPVWRTRDHVLGAMHTLTVGATAQVRLPWRGAQATAAAAWLRFGWGDDLRQRGRDAVVSSVTVLVPL is encoded by the coding sequence ATGCGGCTGCAACTGATCATCGCGGCGGCGGTGGCGCTGGCCGCCGCGGAGGCGCGGGCCCAGGCCGAGGTCGCGCCGGCCGCCGTGGCCGGGGTGCGGGTCTACGCCGATGACGACCACGTGACGGTGTGGAGCCCGAGCGCGCGGGCCACGACGACGCTGCCGCGCGGCGTGGTGGTCGACGCCCACGTCGTCATCGACGCGGTGACCGCGGCGTCGATCGACGTGACGTCGAGCGCGTCGCCGTACGCGTTCGCCGAGCGGCGGCTCGAGGGCGGCGGCGGGGTGGCGGTGCCGGTGGCGGCGCAGCAGCAGGTCGGCGCCACGGTGGTCGTCTCCGACGAGCACGACTACACCTCGCTGCGGGTCGGCGGGCGCTGGCGCGGCGAGCTGGCCCGCCGCAACGCCACGCTCGAGGTCGGCTACACCGCCGGCTTCGACCAGGTCGGGCGGGCCGGCGATCCGACGTTCGCGCGTGACCGCCGCGAGCACCGCGGCGTCGTGAGCTTCACGCAGATCGTCGATCGCCGCGGCTACCTCGACCTCGTCGTCGAGGGCGTCCGCACCACCGGCTACCAGGCCAACCCCTACCGCTTCGTGCCGGTCACGATGGCCGGCGCGGTGGCCTACGCGCTGCCCGAGGCGGTGCCCACCACCCGCGCCGCGGTGGCGGCGCTGGTGCGGCTGCGGCGGGCGCTGGCCCCGGCGTGGTTCGCGCACGTCGACTACCGGCTGGCGCGCGACACCTGGGGCATCACCAGCCACACCGGCTCGGCGCGCGTCGTGCGCGCGCTCGACGACGACGACGTGCTGCTGGGCGCCGAGCTGCGCGGCTACCTGCAGGACGGCGCCAGCTTCCACCGCGCCAGCTACGCCGGCGACCTGGGCGCGCCGGTGTGGCGCACCCGCGACCACGTGCTGGGCGCGATGCACACGCTCACCGTCGGCGCCACCGCCCAGGTGCGCCTGCCGTGGCGCGGGGCCCAGGCCACCGCCGCCGCGGCGTGGCTGCGGTTCGGCTGGGGCGACGATCTGCGCCAGCGCGGCCGCGACGCCGTCGTCAGCAGCGTGACCGTGCTCGTCCCCCTGTGA